The following are from one region of the Flexibacter flexilis DSM 6793 genome:
- a CDS encoding TolC family protein: protein MKLSHKKFSIFVLLSLGLWPSSFAQNAENKTLSLKEFYQIIANNHPIVKQAKSLPEAAQQELRIARGGFDPKLNSSLTRKEYNGTSYYNLFDAHLKVPVWTGTDLKIGYERNNGVYLSNQYRTPADGLSYIGISVPVGQGLFIDERRSTLRQAQLFQQIAQADQVKTINKIMLSAAKDYWEWFTAQQTYNAWKDAEKLADIRYKGVRERAAVGEIAAIDTVEAFIIWQERIIQRQQADVALQNARLVVSNYLWNEENQPVEVQASLQPEAFAVQPLVTEEKLSHLKENALANHPELKKFEYKIQQLEIQRRLGREMLKPALNVNYNLLSATPTAGENFQQAYYTNNYKVGIDFSFPLLLRKERGKLQLIKVKQTQTRWEQSQTNREIMNDIQAQYNDLQNLTTLLQMQQRITQDYERLRNAELRKYEEGESSLFLINSRESKFLDAQVKMASLQAKYRKAMAMLLWAAGQNELEQQ from the coding sequence ATGAAATTATCACATAAAAAATTTAGCATTTTTGTCTTGCTCTCCTTGGGGCTATGGCCGAGCAGCTTTGCCCAAAACGCAGAAAATAAGACACTTAGTCTCAAAGAATTTTATCAAATTATTGCCAATAATCACCCCATCGTCAAGCAGGCCAAATCCTTGCCCGAAGCGGCACAACAAGAATTGCGCATTGCTCGCGGTGGCTTTGACCCCAAACTGAATAGCTCGCTCACGCGCAAAGAATACAACGGAACAAGCTATTACAACCTGTTTGATGCGCACCTGAAAGTTCCCGTTTGGACGGGAACTGACCTCAAAATCGGGTACGAACGCAACAACGGGGTTTATTTGAGCAATCAATACCGCACGCCCGCCGACGGCTTGAGTTATATCGGAATTTCTGTACCCGTCGGGCAAGGATTATTTATCGACGAACGCCGCTCTACGCTGCGCCAAGCGCAACTGTTTCAGCAAATTGCGCAAGCCGACCAAGTCAAAACCATTAACAAAATCATGCTTTCGGCAGCCAAAGACTATTGGGAATGGTTTACGGCACAACAAACGTACAACGCTTGGAAAGATGCCGAAAAACTGGCTGATATTCGTTACAAAGGCGTTCGGGAAAGAGCAGCCGTTGGCGAAATTGCGGCCATCGACACGGTGGAGGCTTTTATTATTTGGCAAGAACGCATCATCCAACGCCAACAGGCCGATGTGGCTTTGCAAAATGCGCGTTTGGTAGTTTCCAATTATTTATGGAATGAAGAAAATCAACCCGTAGAAGTGCAAGCCAGTTTGCAGCCCGAAGCGTTTGCAGTGCAACCGTTGGTAACAGAAGAAAAATTAAGCCATTTGAAAGAAAATGCGCTGGCCAATCACCCCGAACTCAAAAAGTTTGAATACAAAATTCAACAGCTCGAAATACAACGCCGTTTGGGGCGCGAAATGCTCAAACCTGCGCTCAATGTCAATTATAATTTACTGAGTGCCACGCCTACGGCTGGCGAAAATTTCCAACAAGCCTATTATACCAACAACTACAAAGTAGGCATAGATTTTTCGTTTCCGTTGTTGCTACGCAAAGAACGCGGCAAGCTGCAACTCATCAAAGTAAAGCAAACACAAACGCGCTGGGAACAAAGCCAAACCAACCGCGAGATAATGAACGATATTCAGGCGCAATACAACGATTTGCAAAATCTCACGACACTTTTGCAAATGCAGCAACGCATTACACAAGACTACGAACGTCTGCGAAATGCCGAGTTGCGCAAATACGAAGAAGGCGAAAGTTCTTTGTTTTTGATTAATTCGCGTGAAAGCAAGTTTTTGGACGCACAAGTAAAAATGGCTTCGTTGCAAGCCAAATACCGCAAAGCAATGGCCATGCTTTTGTGGGCAGCAGGCCAAAATGAGCTGGAACAACAGTAA
- a CDS encoding HlyD family secretion protein, with amino-acid sequence MLNISPKSVSNKVKSYKLYSLNTLNTPRSGRVLAYWLMAIAAIFFFMLFLPWQQNIDGTGKVTALDPRDRPQTVQTAIAGRIEDWKVQEGDFVNKGDTILTLTEIKDDYFDPELLTRLGEQQNAKETSIGATEQQAAAVSRQIGALKSGLQFSLNKARNKYKQTSLKNVSDSTDYEAEKINYQIAKAQFERYERLHAKDGLISLTDLERRRLKLQESSAKLMSVKNKYLVSQNEMTNALIELNSLQAEYTDKISKAESELNAKLAYIADAKGELSKVKNKIVNVKVRTEQHALIAPQDGHIVKALKAGIGETIKEGEAVVTVMPDIPMKAVELYIRPMDVPLLSKGRKVRLQFDGWPALQFSGWPSVAVGTFGGVVQVIDYVNSADGNYRILVKPDPNDDPWPMQLRVGSGVFGWAMLDEVPIWYEIWRQLNGFPPSLKAEPAKDDAKGAKK; translated from the coding sequence ATGCTTAACATTTCACCAAAATCAGTTTCAAACAAAGTAAAGTCTTACAAACTTTACTCGCTCAACACACTGAACACGCCGCGTTCGGGGCGTGTGCTGGCGTATTGGCTCATGGCTATTGCGGCTATTTTCTTTTTCATGCTTTTTTTGCCTTGGCAACAAAACATTGACGGCACGGGCAAAGTAACTGCACTCGACCCGCGCGACCGACCCCAAACAGTTCAGACGGCCATTGCGGGGCGTATCGAAGACTGGAAAGTACAGGAAGGAGATTTTGTAAACAAAGGCGATACCATCCTGACGCTGACCGAAATCAAAGACGATTACTTTGACCCTGAGCTTCTTACGCGATTAGGCGAACAGCAGAACGCCAAAGAAACCAGCATCGGAGCAACGGAACAACAAGCCGCCGCCGTGTCGCGGCAAATCGGCGCGCTCAAATCGGGTTTGCAGTTCAGCCTCAACAAAGCCCGAAACAAGTACAAACAAACTTCCCTCAAAAACGTAAGCGATAGTACCGACTACGAGGCCGAAAAAATAAATTATCAAATCGCAAAAGCGCAGTTTGAACGTTACGAACGCCTGCACGCCAAAGACGGCCTGATTTCCCTGACCGATTTGGAACGTCGTCGCCTCAAGCTGCAAGAAAGTTCGGCCAAACTAATGTCCGTAAAGAACAAATATTTGGTTTCGCAAAACGAAATGACCAATGCCCTGATTGAGCTTAATTCGTTGCAAGCCGAATACACAGACAAAATATCGAAGGCCGAGTCAGAGCTAAACGCCAAACTTGCCTACATCGCCGATGCCAAAGGCGAACTCTCGAAGGTGAAAAATAAAATCGTGAACGTAAAAGTTCGTACCGAACAACACGCCCTCATTGCCCCACAAGATGGCCACATCGTCAAAGCCCTGAAAGCGGGTATCGGCGAAACCATCAAAGAAGGCGAGGCCGTCGTTACCGTCATGCCTGATATTCCCATGAAAGCCGTTGAGTTATACATTCGTCCCATGGACGTGCCTTTGCTCTCGAAGGGTCGGAAAGTGCGTTTGCAGTTCGATGGTTGGCCAGCATTACAGTTTTCGGGTTGGCCGAGTGTGGCTGTCGGGACGTTTGGCGGCGTGGTGCAAGTAATTGATTATGTGAATAGTGCAGACGGAAATTATAGAATTTTGGTAAAACCAGACCCCAACGATGACCCTTGGCCGATGCAATTACGTGTGGGTTCGGGTGTGTTCGGCTGGGCAATGCTCGACGAAGTGCCGATTTGGTACGAAATCTGGCGACAACTCAACGGCTTCCCGCCAAGTCTGAAAGCAGAACCCGCCAAAGACGACGCGAAAGGCGCGAAGAAATAA